Proteins from one Vibrio coralliirubri genomic window:
- a CDS encoding SEC-C metal-binding domain-containing protein encodes MLSLFNDWNNSIDTEYYALKVIKLIDLKFFEDASDIAERVITELELLKCNVLLEDKNKVYIEACLFRVLKNISSFWSLVLQHRFYDAWCKLQDSLDGLRLIKRFYYGQCDSVSFFEKQLLSIEQIYPYKLFSSIGAVVEQYECSICGNDMDSLDCKHLKGELYGGELAYAIIRNVKELDHVAIVENPSDKRCVLNPDDGQAGMAVLKKIVGYIIENKLTPLGFTQILKIEFDKPNEKYIDSSPNDHCFCGSGKKFKKCCVNKRTLRHAHFKLIDINSNPLLSTKN; translated from the coding sequence TTGCTTAGTTTGTTTAACGATTGGAACAATAGCATTGACACTGAGTATTATGCTTTAAAGGTTATAAAGCTGATCGATTTGAAATTTTTTGAAGATGCCAGTGACATCGCTGAGCGTGTGATCACCGAACTTGAGTTACTCAAGTGTAATGTGCTTTTAGAAGATAAAAATAAAGTATATATCGAAGCCTGCTTGTTCAGAGTATTAAAAAATATTTCTAGCTTCTGGAGCCTAGTTTTGCAACACCGTTTCTATGACGCATGGTGTAAATTGCAAGACTCTCTTGACGGTTTGAGACTTATAAAGCGTTTTTATTACGGTCAATGTGACTCAGTATCTTTTTTTGAGAAACAACTTTTATCCATTGAACAAATCTACCCATACAAATTATTTTCAAGCATCGGTGCTGTCGTTGAACAATACGAGTGCAGCATATGTGGTAATGATATGGATTCTCTTGATTGCAAACATTTAAAAGGGGAATTGTATGGCGGTGAGTTAGCATACGCTATCATAAGGAACGTCAAAGAGTTAGATCACGTTGCAATCGTTGAAAATCCAAGCGATAAACGTTGTGTGCTAAATCCAGATGATGGGCAGGCAGGAATGGCTGTTTTGAAAAAAATCGTTGGGTATATCATCGAAAACAAGTTAACTCCTTTAGGTTTCACACAAATACTTAAAATTGAATTTGACAAGCCAAATGAAAAATATATCGACTCATCTCCGAACGATCATTGTTTTTGTGGAAGTGGTAAAAAGTTTAAGAAATGTTGTGTAAATAAAAGGACGTTACGCCATGCACACTTTAAGTTAATAGATATCAATTCAAATCCATTGTTGTCTACGAAGAATTAA
- a CDS encoding KAP family P-loop NTPase fold protein, translated as MPSNVVINWSQPVDIDGAHYPKDTLNRAKYAQYLSNFLASKGYDESRDGEDKKRNYVLNLNSEWGSGKTYFLKRWAEDLKAHHPVVYVDAWQQDYSDDPLMTVISSMVSQLREQAGRAEDNTAISVIGKAGGLFKALAPALVGGVTKKFTGIDFAAVMNDAEGASAESDIKDEDGNALDMSAAASKAVQYMLDEHEGKAKAISALKQSVSQWLEAVKGFTDKQYPAFVFIDELDRCRPSYAVEMLETIKHIFDIKGVVFVVATDTRQLQHAVKVVYGQGFDADIYLGRFFNTRYALKKMPLKELLSVHCDLDKLSLNALIQKGIGIWPKPMDVNVHFENLSTIYRALKLSERESIQITERLVSIVDNLGSERSLDVYYLAVLMCLKEKHFRLYDQLQHVPMMSKHLEYQGSPMERFDQLLNWGGVTLKLVADVDDYTYSAFSDVHPIYVSFQNSVYDIEIRSLFERIHTHHFDAELARVVCTRAQENLKATATEVSEPLRGPDKLREIFIRHQGDIVSLGLKYEGVKSRYSFYKDLVELSTALDI; from the coding sequence ATGCCAAGCAACGTAGTTATTAATTGGAGTCAGCCAGTCGATATTGATGGTGCTCACTATCCCAAAGACACGCTAAACCGAGCTAAATACGCTCAGTACCTATCAAACTTTCTTGCATCTAAAGGCTATGACGAGAGCAGAGACGGTGAAGACAAGAAGCGTAATTACGTACTCAACCTGAACTCCGAATGGGGCAGCGGTAAGACGTACTTTCTTAAACGCTGGGCAGAAGACCTCAAAGCACATCATCCTGTTGTCTACGTTGATGCATGGCAGCAGGACTATTCAGATGACCCGCTGATGACGGTGATTTCATCAATGGTAAGTCAGTTGAGAGAGCAAGCTGGTAGAGCTGAGGACAATACTGCGATCAGTGTAATTGGCAAAGCTGGCGGTCTATTTAAGGCTCTAGCTCCAGCATTAGTCGGTGGCGTGACTAAGAAGTTTACCGGTATTGATTTTGCTGCTGTTATGAATGACGCAGAAGGAGCAAGTGCAGAGTCAGACATCAAGGATGAAGACGGCAATGCTTTGGACATGAGTGCTGCTGCGTCTAAAGCTGTGCAGTACATGTTAGATGAACATGAAGGCAAGGCGAAAGCCATTTCTGCATTGAAACAGAGTGTGAGTCAGTGGTTGGAAGCAGTTAAAGGTTTTACGGATAAACAATATCCAGCCTTTGTCTTCATTGATGAATTAGACCGTTGTCGCCCTAGCTATGCCGTTGAAATGCTGGAGACCATTAAGCACATCTTCGACATTAAAGGCGTAGTGTTTGTTGTAGCAACTGATACAAGGCAGCTTCAGCATGCGGTGAAGGTAGTCTATGGACAGGGATTTGATGCAGATATCTATCTGGGGCGTTTCTTTAATACACGATACGCACTGAAGAAAATGCCGTTGAAAGAACTACTGTCAGTCCATTGTGATTTAGACAAGCTTTCATTGAACGCTTTGATCCAAAAAGGAATTGGGATCTGGCCAAAACCTATGGATGTTAACGTGCACTTTGAAAACCTTTCCACCATTTATCGCGCACTAAAACTATCAGAAAGAGAATCAATTCAAATAACAGAAAGACTGGTGTCCATTGTCGATAACCTAGGTTCTGAAAGGTCTTTAGATGTTTATTATTTGGCTGTTTTAATGTGTTTGAAGGAAAAACACTTTAGGCTCTATGATCAGCTTCAGCATGTACCAATGATGTCTAAACACCTTGAGTACCAAGGCTCGCCAATGGAGAGGTTTGATCAACTACTTAACTGGGGTGGAGTAACGTTGAAGCTCGTTGCCGATGTTGATGATTACACTTATTCCGCATTTTCAGACGTTCATCCGATTTATGTATCTTTCCAAAATTCGGTCTACGACATCGAGATTCGCTCCCTGTTTGAGAGGATACATACTCATCATTTTGATGCAGAGCTTGCGAGAGTTGTCTGTACCAGAGCACAAGAAAACCTAAAGGCTACGGCTACTGAAGTGTCCGAACCACTAAGGGGGCCTGACAAGCTAAGAGAAATATTCATCAGACATCAGGGAGATATTGTTTCGCTTGGTTTGAAGTATGAGGGAGTGAAAAGTAGATACTCATTCTACAAAGACCTCGTAGAACTCAGTACTGCTTTGGACATTTAA